A stretch of DNA from Hyalangium ruber:
GAGCCCCTGGCGCTATCGCCGCTCCGTGCGCTTCCAACCGAACGAGCCCTTCACTCCCGCCGCCGGCCTGGCCTCTCCGCACTCGCAGACCATCTACGCCGCGCTCGTGCGCCCCTCCCGCGCGCCCCTGGTGCGCCGCGAGCGGCGCGAGCTGCCCGATGGGGACTTCGTCGACCTGGACACCTTCGATGGCGCGCCCGGGTCGCCGCACGTCCTGGCGCTCCATGGGCTGGAGGGCTCCTCCAAGGCAGGCTACGTCACCGCCATCCTCCGCGGCGCCGCCGAGCGGGGCTGGGGCGCCACCGCCCTCAACTTCCGCTCCTGCAGCGGCGAGCCCAACCGCCTGGCGCGCTCCTACCACTCGGGAGAGATCGGCGACGCGCTCGCGGTGATGAAGTACCTGCGCACCCGGATCACCGGACCGCTGTACGCGGTGGGCTTCTCCCTGGGCGCCAACGTGCTTTGCCGGCTGCTGGAGGAGACAGGCGCGGAGGCTCCCGTGGCCGCCGCGGCCTCCGTGAGCGCGCCGTATGACCTGGACGCCTGCTGCCGCAAGCTGGATCGGCCCGGCCCCTTCCAGCGCCTCTACCGAGACCGCTTCCTGCGCACGCTCAAGCACAAGGGCCGCGAGAAGCTGCGGCGCTTTCCGGGCGCCTTCGATCGCAAGGCCATGGAGGCCGCGCACACCATCCGCGCCTTCGATGACTCCGTCACCGCGCCGTTGCACGGCTTCCGGGACGCGGCCCACTACTACGCGGAGGCGTCCTCCGGGCCTCGACTCCACGCCATCCAGCGGCCCACGCTGCTGCTGAGCTCCTGCGATGATCCGATGTTGGAGGAGCCCGTCATCCCGCCCCAGGCCTCGAGCAATCCGCACCTGAGCATCGTGCTCACCGAGCGGGGAGGCCACGTGGGCTTCGTCTCGGGCCGCATGCACTCGCCGCGATTCTGGGGCGAGGCCCAGGTGCTCGCGTTCTTCGATGCGGTGAACGCCGCTCAGCCGAAGTAGACGATGAAGCCCAGCTTCGCCGACGGCATCGTGTAGTAGAAGCGGCCGCCCTGAGCTCCCTCGGTGCCGAGGCGCTCCAGGAAGGGCTCCGCCATGCCGCGCACGTCCGGCACATCCACCTGCACCCAGCTCAGCCCGCCGCGCAGGAAGAACATGTAGCGCTCGGGCCTACCGAACTCGATGCCCAGGTGCGTGCTCGCGTAGGAGTAGCCCACGCGTTCCATCGAAGGTGTGGGTGGCAGCGACGTGTCCGCCATGCGCCGCGTCAGCTTCTCCACGTCTCCGCAGAGCGCGTGCCCCACCTCGAATGAAGCGCTGGGTGTGAGCCAGCCTTTCAGGGGTAACAACGTCAGGCCCGCTCGGCCTCCCAGGCGGATGCCGTTGTGCGTGGCGCCCACGTGCAGCCGCACGTGCCTCGATGGACGGAACGCCGCCGACAGCCCTGCCCCTCCCGGTACTCCCGCATCCAGCAGCAGCCCAAGAGGTGCCAGCCGCTCCGGGTCCTGCGTCC
This window harbors:
- a CDS encoding hydrolase; translation: MRFQPNEPFTPAAGLASPHSQTIYAALVRPSRAPLVRRERRELPDGDFVDLDTFDGAPGSPHVLALHGLEGSSKAGYVTAILRGAAERGWGATALNFRSCSGEPNRLARSYHSGEIGDALAVMKYLRTRITGPLYAVGFSLGANVLCRLLEETGAEAPVAAAASVSAPYDLDACCRKLDRPGPFQRLYRDRFLRTLKHKGREKLRRFPGAFDRKAMEAAHTIRAFDDSVTAPLHGFRDAAHYYAEASSGPRLHAIQRPTLLLSSCDDPMLEEPVIPPQASSNPHLSIVLTERGGHVGFVSGRMHSPRFWGEAQVLAFFDAVNAAQPK